Proteins found in one Camelus bactrianus isolate YW-2024 breed Bactrian camel chromosome 5, ASM4877302v1, whole genome shotgun sequence genomic segment:
- the LOC141577686 gene encoding uncharacterized protein LOC141577686, translating to MKKRLVEFVNWVDFSIHQRERRNREKPVPGYHVHRCELKEFHKAAYLGDTHTLQELLSHKKNVDSRDRKNRTALHLACASGQSSVVALLIQRKCDLDARDEESKTALIKAVQCQKEVCVTILLKQGADPNLADNCQNTALHYAVLAEDTSIAAELLCYKANIEAINQYNFTPFLVAVRENKEEMVKFLIENGANVHAVDKMQRSALMLAVFHDSPDTVKLLLQKHVNASSRDLHGMSAERYACRNGFKQ from the exons ATGAAGAAGAGACTCGTTGAGTTCGTGAACTGGGTGGACTTCAGCATCCATCAGAGAGAGCGCAGGAATCGTGAGAAGCCTGTGCCTGGGTATCATGTCCATAGGTGTGAGCTAAAGGAGTTCCACAAAGCCGCATATTTAGGTGACACGCATACACTGCAGGAGCTGCTGTCacataagaaaaatgtagacagcagagacaggaagaacaG GACTGCACTACACTTAGCCTGCGCCAGCGGCCAGTCATCAGTGGTGGCTCTCCTTATCCAGCGGAAGTGTGACCTGGATGCTCGTGATGAGGAAagcaagacagctctcatcaaG GCTGTACAATGCCAGAAAGAAGTGTGTGTCACTATCCTGCTGAAACAGGGTGCTGACCCAAATCTTGCGGACAACTGTCAGAACACTGCTCTGCATTACGCCGTCTTGGCTGAAGATACATCAATTGCAGCAGAGCTGCTCTGCTATAAGGCAAACATCGAGGCGATAAACCAG TATAACTTCACACCATTTTTAGTCGCCGTCAGGGAGAACAAAGAAGAGATGGTCAAATTTTTGATTGAGAACGGGGCAAATGTACATGCAGTTGACAAGATGCAAAG atcaGCGCTCATGCTTGCTGTGTTTCATGACTCACCGGACACAGTCAAGCTGCTGCTTCAGAAGCACGTTAATGCCAGTTCTCGAGATTTACACGGAATGTCTGCTGAAAGATATGCTTGTCGTAATGGTTTTAAACAGTAA